In Cryptomeria japonica chromosome 10, Sugi_1.0, whole genome shotgun sequence, a genomic segment contains:
- the LOC131029346 gene encoding E3 ubiquitin-protein ligase KEG isoform X6 produces MSSHTGSSSPSKSTFEYELLEGDAENLKTVAAPPIQSNPWIDPGALRITHRIGRGPFGDIWIATLHYTEGYDEPQEVAVKMLKFMSEEQVQPFMAKFQNVFYKCREKQHVCWPYGLSLKQEKICIVMKLYEGSVGDKMAQLKGDRLPLSDILRYGTDVAQGVLELHSQGILVLNLKPFNLLLDEHDQAVLGDFGIPMLLQGIPLSSSDLTLRLGTPNYMAPEQWEADVKGPVSWETDCWGFGCSIVEMFTGIRPWYGRSAEEIYAAVVIRHEKPKVPSGLPCAIESILKGCFEYDFRNRPSFADILFALKNSPNAIFGDSGWICARDKSELKGNDVQNCNWLFLKDKLQVGDYVRSRKIANLKQTKDMSIVEGTIVGMDSDMYVLVRVHGLHDPMRMHSSHLERVSLGFGAGDWVRLHGSHLQNSGSGEKQSPVGILHSISRDGKVEVAFLGLETLLTGHCSELQMSESFSVGEFVRVKLGISSPRFQWPHQKNGWDTGRIEWIFPNGCLMVKFPGRLFGNVPCLADPAEVELVQFKNCVGIVKKYHHLESVHWAVRPVIVTLGFLTVLKLGMFVGCIGSKARRRKIKQSSQQPLDAQTTGQDPHNSGISNVDLKL; encoded by the exons ATGAGCAGCCATACTGGTAGTTCATCTCCATCCAAATCCACTTTTGAATATGAGTTGTTGGAAGGAGATGCTGAAAACCTTAAGACTGTTGCAGCACCACCCATCCAATCTAATCCCTGGATTGACCCTGGAGCCTTAAGGATTACTCATAGAATTGGCAGGGGTCCATTTGGTGATATATGGATTGCAACTCTTCATTATACAGAGGGTTATGATGAACCGCAAGAAGTGGCCGTTAAAATGTTAAAGTTCATGAGCGAAGAACAAGTTCAGCCTTTCATGGCGAAATTTCAGAATGTGTTTTACAAGTGTCGGGAAAAACAACATGTCTGTTGGCCATATGGTCTATCTCTAAAACAGGAGAAG ATCTGTATAGTTATGAAGCTTTATGAAGGCTCTGTGGGAGACAAAATGGCTCAACTCAAAGGAGACCGACTTCCCTTATCAGATATCTTAAG GTATGGCACTGATGTGGCACAAGGTGTGTTAGAGCTTCATTCTCAAGGGATCCTGGTTCTTAATCTTAAACCTTTCAATTTACTTCTTGATGAACATGACCAAGCAGTTCTAGGAGACTTTGGTATTCCAATGCTACTTCAGGGAATTCCATTGTCAAGTTCTGATTTAACACTAAGACTGGGCACACCAAATTATATGGCACCAGAGCAATGGGAGGCAGATGTAAAAGGTCCAGTTTCATGGGAAACAGATTGCTGGGGATTTGGGTGTAGCATTGTAGAAATGTTTACAGGAATCAGGCCTTGGTATGGGAGATCAGCAGAGGAAATTTATGCTGCAGTAGTTATCAGGCACGAAAAGCCAAAAGTTCCGAGCGGATTGCCTTGTGCTATTGAAAGTATTCTCAAAGGTTGCTTTGAGTATGATTTTCGGAATCGACCATCATTTGCAGACATACTCTTTGCTTTAAAAAA CAGCCCGAATGCAATATTTGGTGATAGTGGATGGATTTGTGCTAGAGACAAGAGTGAATTGAAAGGAAATGATGTTCAGAACTGCAACTGGCTATTTTTAAAGGACAAGCTTCAAGTTGGGGATTATGTGCGGTCAAGAAAGATTGCCAATTTGAAACAAACGAAGGACATGAGTATTGTGGAGGGGACGATAGTTGGAATGGATAGTGATATGTATGTGCTTGTAAGGGTGCATGGCTTGCATGACCCTATGAGGATGCATTCCAGTCATCTAGAGAGAGTTTCTCTAGGCTTTGGTGCAGGAGATTGGGTTCGGTTACATGGATCACATTTGCAGAATTCAGGATCTGGGGAAAAACAATCTCCTGTTGGTATTTTACACTCGATAAGCCGTGATGGGAAAGTTGAAGTGGCTTTTCTAGGGCTTGAGACACTTTTGACAGGACACTGTTCTGAACTTCAGATGTCTGAATCATTTTCTGTTGGAGAATTTGTGAGGGTTAAACTTGGTATTAGTTCTCCGAGGTTTCAGTGGCCTCACCAAAAAAATGGCTGGGACACAGGTAGGATTGAATGGATTTTTCCAAATGGGTGTCTTATGGTGAAGTTTCCAGGCCGTCTTTTTGGAAATGTGCCTTGCTTGGCAGATCCAGCTGAGGTAGAGCTTGTACAATTCAAGAACTGTGTTGGCATAGTGAAAAAATATCATCATCTCGAATCTGTGCACTGGGCAGTGCGCCCTGTGATTGTTACTTTGGGTTTCTTGACTGTTTTGAAACTTGGAATGTTTGTGGGTTGTATTGGTTCCAAAGCAAGGAGAAGAAAGATAAAACAGAGTAGTCAGCAGCCTTTGGATGCCCAAACTACAGGACAAGATCCTCATAATTCTG GCATATCGAACGTCGATCTGAAACTTTGA
- the LOC131029346 gene encoding E3 ubiquitin-protein ligase KEG isoform X3, which translates to MSSHTGSSSPSKSTFEYELLEGDAENLKTVAAPPIQSNPWIDPGALRITHRIGRGPFGDIWIATLHYTEGYDEPQEVAVKMLKFMSEEQVQPFMAKFQNVFYKCREKQHVCWPYGLSLKQEKICIVMKLYEGSVGDKMAQLKGDRLPLSDILRYGTDVAQGVLELHSQGILVLNLKPFNLLLDEHDQAVLGDFGIPMLLQGIPLSSSDLTLRLGTPNYMAPEQWEADVKGPVSWETDCWGFGCSIVEMFTGIRPWYGRSAEEIYAAVVIRHEKPKVPSGLPCAIESILKGCFEYDFRNRPSFADILFALKNSPNAIFGDSGWICARDKSELKGNDVQNCNWLFLKDKLQVGDYVRSRKIANLKQTKDMSIVEGTIVGMDSDMYVLVRVHGLHDPMRMHSSHLERVSLGFGAGDWVRLHGSHLQNSGSGEKQSPVGILHSISRDGKVEVAFLGLETLLTGHCSELQMSESFSVGEFVRVKLGISSPRFQWPHQKNGWDTGRIEWIFPNGCLMVKFPGRLFGNVPCLADPAEVELVQFKNCVGIVKKYHHLESVHWAVRPVIVTLGFLTVLKLGMFVGCIGSKARRRKIKQSSQQPLDAQTTGQDPHNSGAVLSPKENVLNKRSYIRLK; encoded by the exons ATGAGCAGCCATACTGGTAGTTCATCTCCATCCAAATCCACTTTTGAATATGAGTTGTTGGAAGGAGATGCTGAAAACCTTAAGACTGTTGCAGCACCACCCATCCAATCTAATCCCTGGATTGACCCTGGAGCCTTAAGGATTACTCATAGAATTGGCAGGGGTCCATTTGGTGATATATGGATTGCAACTCTTCATTATACAGAGGGTTATGATGAACCGCAAGAAGTGGCCGTTAAAATGTTAAAGTTCATGAGCGAAGAACAAGTTCAGCCTTTCATGGCGAAATTTCAGAATGTGTTTTACAAGTGTCGGGAAAAACAACATGTCTGTTGGCCATATGGTCTATCTCTAAAACAGGAGAAG ATCTGTATAGTTATGAAGCTTTATGAAGGCTCTGTGGGAGACAAAATGGCTCAACTCAAAGGAGACCGACTTCCCTTATCAGATATCTTAAG GTATGGCACTGATGTGGCACAAGGTGTGTTAGAGCTTCATTCTCAAGGGATCCTGGTTCTTAATCTTAAACCTTTCAATTTACTTCTTGATGAACATGACCAAGCAGTTCTAGGAGACTTTGGTATTCCAATGCTACTTCAGGGAATTCCATTGTCAAGTTCTGATTTAACACTAAGACTGGGCACACCAAATTATATGGCACCAGAGCAATGGGAGGCAGATGTAAAAGGTCCAGTTTCATGGGAAACAGATTGCTGGGGATTTGGGTGTAGCATTGTAGAAATGTTTACAGGAATCAGGCCTTGGTATGGGAGATCAGCAGAGGAAATTTATGCTGCAGTAGTTATCAGGCACGAAAAGCCAAAAGTTCCGAGCGGATTGCCTTGTGCTATTGAAAGTATTCTCAAAGGTTGCTTTGAGTATGATTTTCGGAATCGACCATCATTTGCAGACATACTCTTTGCTTTAAAAAA CAGCCCGAATGCAATATTTGGTGATAGTGGATGGATTTGTGCTAGAGACAAGAGTGAATTGAAAGGAAATGATGTTCAGAACTGCAACTGGCTATTTTTAAAGGACAAGCTTCAAGTTGGGGATTATGTGCGGTCAAGAAAGATTGCCAATTTGAAACAAACGAAGGACATGAGTATTGTGGAGGGGACGATAGTTGGAATGGATAGTGATATGTATGTGCTTGTAAGGGTGCATGGCTTGCATGACCCTATGAGGATGCATTCCAGTCATCTAGAGAGAGTTTCTCTAGGCTTTGGTGCAGGAGATTGGGTTCGGTTACATGGATCACATTTGCAGAATTCAGGATCTGGGGAAAAACAATCTCCTGTTGGTATTTTACACTCGATAAGCCGTGATGGGAAAGTTGAAGTGGCTTTTCTAGGGCTTGAGACACTTTTGACAGGACACTGTTCTGAACTTCAGATGTCTGAATCATTTTCTGTTGGAGAATTTGTGAGGGTTAAACTTGGTATTAGTTCTCCGAGGTTTCAGTGGCCTCACCAAAAAAATGGCTGGGACACAGGTAGGATTGAATGGATTTTTCCAAATGGGTGTCTTATGGTGAAGTTTCCAGGCCGTCTTTTTGGAAATGTGCCTTGCTTGGCAGATCCAGCTGAGGTAGAGCTTGTACAATTCAAGAACTGTGTTGGCATAGTGAAAAAATATCATCATCTCGAATCTGTGCACTGGGCAGTGCGCCCTGTGATTGTTACTTTGGGTTTCTTGACTGTTTTGAAACTTGGAATGTTTGTGGGTTGTATTGGTTCCAAAGCAAGGAGAAGAAAGATAAAACAGAGTAGTCAGCAGCCTTTGGATGCCCAAACTACAGGACAAGATCCTCATAATTCTG GAGCAGTTCTTTCTCCCAAGGAAAACGTGCTTAACAAAAGGAGTTATATTCGACTCAAATAA
- the LOC131029346 gene encoding E3 ubiquitin-protein ligase KEG isoform X2, with the protein MSSHTGSSSPSKSTFEYELLEGDAENLKTVAAPPIQSNPWIDPGALRITHRIGRGPFGDIWIATLHYTEGYDEPQEVAVKMLKFMSEEQVQPFMAKFQNVFYKCREKQHVCWPYGLSLKQEKICIVMKLYEGSVGDKMAQLKGDRLPLSDILRYGTDVAQGVLELHSQGILVLNLKPFNLLLDEHDQAVLGDFGIPMLLQGIPLSSSDLTLRLGTPNYMAPEQWEADVKGPVSWETDCWGFGCSIVEMFTGIRPWYGRSAEEIYAAVVIRHEKPKVPSGLPCAIESILKGCFEYDFRNRPSFADILFALKNPNAIFGDSGWICARDKSELKGNDVQNCNWLFLKDKLQVGDYVRSRKIANLKQTKDMSIVEGTIVGMDSDMYVLVRVHGLHDPMRMHSSHLERVSLGFGAGDWVRLHGSHLQNSGSGEKQSPVGILHSISRDGKVEVAFLGLETLLTGHCSELQMSESFSVGEFVRVKLGISSPRFQWPHQKNGWDTGRIEWIFPNGCLMVKFPGRLFGNVPCLADPAEVELVQFKNCVGIVKKYHHLESVHWAVRPVIVTLGFLTVLKLGMFVGCIGSKARRRKIKQSSQQPLDAQTTGQDPHNSGNAPWLPPSVANIFSKKGLLLHDS; encoded by the exons ATGAGCAGCCATACTGGTAGTTCATCTCCATCCAAATCCACTTTTGAATATGAGTTGTTGGAAGGAGATGCTGAAAACCTTAAGACTGTTGCAGCACCACCCATCCAATCTAATCCCTGGATTGACCCTGGAGCCTTAAGGATTACTCATAGAATTGGCAGGGGTCCATTTGGTGATATATGGATTGCAACTCTTCATTATACAGAGGGTTATGATGAACCGCAAGAAGTGGCCGTTAAAATGTTAAAGTTCATGAGCGAAGAACAAGTTCAGCCTTTCATGGCGAAATTTCAGAATGTGTTTTACAAGTGTCGGGAAAAACAACATGTCTGTTGGCCATATGGTCTATCTCTAAAACAGGAGAAG ATCTGTATAGTTATGAAGCTTTATGAAGGCTCTGTGGGAGACAAAATGGCTCAACTCAAAGGAGACCGACTTCCCTTATCAGATATCTTAAG GTATGGCACTGATGTGGCACAAGGTGTGTTAGAGCTTCATTCTCAAGGGATCCTGGTTCTTAATCTTAAACCTTTCAATTTACTTCTTGATGAACATGACCAAGCAGTTCTAGGAGACTTTGGTATTCCAATGCTACTTCAGGGAATTCCATTGTCAAGTTCTGATTTAACACTAAGACTGGGCACACCAAATTATATGGCACCAGAGCAATGGGAGGCAGATGTAAAAGGTCCAGTTTCATGGGAAACAGATTGCTGGGGATTTGGGTGTAGCATTGTAGAAATGTTTACAGGAATCAGGCCTTGGTATGGGAGATCAGCAGAGGAAATTTATGCTGCAGTAGTTATCAGGCACGAAAAGCCAAAAGTTCCGAGCGGATTGCCTTGTGCTATTGAAAGTATTCTCAAAGGTTGCTTTGAGTATGATTTTCGGAATCGACCATCATTTGCAGACATACTCTTTGCTTTAAAAAA CCCGAATGCAATATTTGGTGATAGTGGATGGATTTGTGCTAGAGACAAGAGTGAATTGAAAGGAAATGATGTTCAGAACTGCAACTGGCTATTTTTAAAGGACAAGCTTCAAGTTGGGGATTATGTGCGGTCAAGAAAGATTGCCAATTTGAAACAAACGAAGGACATGAGTATTGTGGAGGGGACGATAGTTGGAATGGATAGTGATATGTATGTGCTTGTAAGGGTGCATGGCTTGCATGACCCTATGAGGATGCATTCCAGTCATCTAGAGAGAGTTTCTCTAGGCTTTGGTGCAGGAGATTGGGTTCGGTTACATGGATCACATTTGCAGAATTCAGGATCTGGGGAAAAACAATCTCCTGTTGGTATTTTACACTCGATAAGCCGTGATGGGAAAGTTGAAGTGGCTTTTCTAGGGCTTGAGACACTTTTGACAGGACACTGTTCTGAACTTCAGATGTCTGAATCATTTTCTGTTGGAGAATTTGTGAGGGTTAAACTTGGTATTAGTTCTCCGAGGTTTCAGTGGCCTCACCAAAAAAATGGCTGGGACACAGGTAGGATTGAATGGATTTTTCCAAATGGGTGTCTTATGGTGAAGTTTCCAGGCCGTCTTTTTGGAAATGTGCCTTGCTTGGCAGATCCAGCTGAGGTAGAGCTTGTACAATTCAAGAACTGTGTTGGCATAGTGAAAAAATATCATCATCTCGAATCTGTGCACTGGGCAGTGCGCCCTGTGATTGTTACTTTGGGTTTCTTGACTGTTTTGAAACTTGGAATGTTTGTGGGTTGTATTGGTTCCAAAGCAAGGAGAAGAAAGATAAAACAGAGTAGTCAGCAGCCTTTGGATGCCCAAACTACAGGACAAGATCCTCATAATTCTGGTAATGCTCCTTGGCTTCCACCTTCAGTGGCTAATATTTTTTCAAAGAAGGGTTTACTCCTTCACGATAGCTAA
- the LOC131029346 gene encoding E3 ubiquitin-protein ligase KEG isoform X5 codes for MSSHTGSSSPSKSTFEYELLEGDAENLKTVAAPPIQSNPWIDPGALRITHRIGRGPFGDIWIATLHYTEGYDEPQEVAVKMLKFMSEEQVQPFMAKFQNVFYKCREKQHVCWPYGLSLKQEKICIVMKLYEGSVGDKMAQLKGDRLPLSDILRYGTDVAQGVLELHSQGILVLNLKPFNLLLDEHDQAVLGDFGIPMLLQGIPLSSSDLTLRLGTPNYMAPEQWEADVKGPVSWETDCWGFGCSIVEMFTGIRPWYGRSAEEIYAAVVIRHEKPKVPSGLPCAIESILKGCFEYDFRNRPSFADILFALKNSPNAIFGDSGWICARDKSELKGNDVQNCNWLFLKDKLQVGDYVRSRKIANLKQTKDMSIVEGTIVGMDSDMYVLVRVHGLHDPMRMHSSHLERVSLGFGAGDWVRLHGSHLQNSGSGEKQSPVGILHSISRDGKVEVAFLGLETLLTGHCSELQMSESFSVGEFVRVKLGISSPRFQWPHQKNGWDTGRIEWIFPNGCLMVKFPGRLFGNVPCLADPAEVELVQFKNCVGIVKKYHHLESVHWAVRPVIVTLGFLTVLKLGMFVGCIGSKARRRKIKQSSQQPLDAQTTGQDPHNSVLSPKENVLNKRSYIRLK; via the exons ATGAGCAGCCATACTGGTAGTTCATCTCCATCCAAATCCACTTTTGAATATGAGTTGTTGGAAGGAGATGCTGAAAACCTTAAGACTGTTGCAGCACCACCCATCCAATCTAATCCCTGGATTGACCCTGGAGCCTTAAGGATTACTCATAGAATTGGCAGGGGTCCATTTGGTGATATATGGATTGCAACTCTTCATTATACAGAGGGTTATGATGAACCGCAAGAAGTGGCCGTTAAAATGTTAAAGTTCATGAGCGAAGAACAAGTTCAGCCTTTCATGGCGAAATTTCAGAATGTGTTTTACAAGTGTCGGGAAAAACAACATGTCTGTTGGCCATATGGTCTATCTCTAAAACAGGAGAAG ATCTGTATAGTTATGAAGCTTTATGAAGGCTCTGTGGGAGACAAAATGGCTCAACTCAAAGGAGACCGACTTCCCTTATCAGATATCTTAAG GTATGGCACTGATGTGGCACAAGGTGTGTTAGAGCTTCATTCTCAAGGGATCCTGGTTCTTAATCTTAAACCTTTCAATTTACTTCTTGATGAACATGACCAAGCAGTTCTAGGAGACTTTGGTATTCCAATGCTACTTCAGGGAATTCCATTGTCAAGTTCTGATTTAACACTAAGACTGGGCACACCAAATTATATGGCACCAGAGCAATGGGAGGCAGATGTAAAAGGTCCAGTTTCATGGGAAACAGATTGCTGGGGATTTGGGTGTAGCATTGTAGAAATGTTTACAGGAATCAGGCCTTGGTATGGGAGATCAGCAGAGGAAATTTATGCTGCAGTAGTTATCAGGCACGAAAAGCCAAAAGTTCCGAGCGGATTGCCTTGTGCTATTGAAAGTATTCTCAAAGGTTGCTTTGAGTATGATTTTCGGAATCGACCATCATTTGCAGACATACTCTTTGCTTTAAAAAA CAGCCCGAATGCAATATTTGGTGATAGTGGATGGATTTGTGCTAGAGACAAGAGTGAATTGAAAGGAAATGATGTTCAGAACTGCAACTGGCTATTTTTAAAGGACAAGCTTCAAGTTGGGGATTATGTGCGGTCAAGAAAGATTGCCAATTTGAAACAAACGAAGGACATGAGTATTGTGGAGGGGACGATAGTTGGAATGGATAGTGATATGTATGTGCTTGTAAGGGTGCATGGCTTGCATGACCCTATGAGGATGCATTCCAGTCATCTAGAGAGAGTTTCTCTAGGCTTTGGTGCAGGAGATTGGGTTCGGTTACATGGATCACATTTGCAGAATTCAGGATCTGGGGAAAAACAATCTCCTGTTGGTATTTTACACTCGATAAGCCGTGATGGGAAAGTTGAAGTGGCTTTTCTAGGGCTTGAGACACTTTTGACAGGACACTGTTCTGAACTTCAGATGTCTGAATCATTTTCTGTTGGAGAATTTGTGAGGGTTAAACTTGGTATTAGTTCTCCGAGGTTTCAGTGGCCTCACCAAAAAAATGGCTGGGACACAGGTAGGATTGAATGGATTTTTCCAAATGGGTGTCTTATGGTGAAGTTTCCAGGCCGTCTTTTTGGAAATGTGCCTTGCTTGGCAGATCCAGCTGAGGTAGAGCTTGTACAATTCAAGAACTGTGTTGGCATAGTGAAAAAATATCATCATCTCGAATCTGTGCACTGGGCAGTGCGCCCTGTGATTGTTACTTTGGGTTTCTTGACTGTTTTGAAACTTGGAATGTTTGTGGGTTGTATTGGTTCCAAAGCAAGGAGAAGAAAGATAAAACAGAGTAGTCAGCAGCCTTTGGATGCCCAAACTACAGGACAAGATCCTCATAATTCTG TTCTTTCTCCCAAGGAAAACGTGCTTAACAAAAGGAGTTATATTCGACTCAAATAA
- the LOC131029346 gene encoding E3 ubiquitin-protein ligase KEG isoform X4: MSSHTGSSSPSKSTFEYELLEGDAENLKTVAAPPIQSNPWIDPGALRITHRIGRGPFGDIWIATLHYTEGYDEPQEVAVKMLKFMSEEQVQPFMAKFQNVFYKCREKQHVCWPYGLSLKQEKICIVMKLYEGSVGDKMAQLKGDRLPLSDILRYGTDVAQGVLELHSQGILVLNLKPFNLLLDEHDQAVLGDFGIPMLLQGIPLSSSDLTLRLGTPNYMAPEQWEADVKGPVSWETDCWGFGCSIVEMFTGIRPWYGRSAEEIYAAVVIRHEKPKVPSGLPCAIESILKGCFEYDFRNRPSFADILFALKNSPNAIFGDSGWICARDKSELKGNDVQNCNWLFLKDKLQVGDYVRSRKIANLKQTKDMSIVEGTIVGMDSDMYVLVRVHGLHDPMRMHSSHLERVSLGFGAGDWVRLHGSHLQNSGSGEKQSPVGILHSISRDGKVEVAFLGLETLLTGHCSELQMSESFSVGEFVRVKLGISSPRFQWPHQKNGWDTGRIEWIFPNGCLMVKFPGRLFGNVPCLADPAEVELVQFKNCVGIVKKYHHLESVHWAVRPVIVTLGFLTVLKLGMFVGCIGSKARRRKIKQSSQQPLDAQTTGQDPHNSDTFIEQELVQALSAQILVA, from the exons ATGAGCAGCCATACTGGTAGTTCATCTCCATCCAAATCCACTTTTGAATATGAGTTGTTGGAAGGAGATGCTGAAAACCTTAAGACTGTTGCAGCACCACCCATCCAATCTAATCCCTGGATTGACCCTGGAGCCTTAAGGATTACTCATAGAATTGGCAGGGGTCCATTTGGTGATATATGGATTGCAACTCTTCATTATACAGAGGGTTATGATGAACCGCAAGAAGTGGCCGTTAAAATGTTAAAGTTCATGAGCGAAGAACAAGTTCAGCCTTTCATGGCGAAATTTCAGAATGTGTTTTACAAGTGTCGGGAAAAACAACATGTCTGTTGGCCATATGGTCTATCTCTAAAACAGGAGAAG ATCTGTATAGTTATGAAGCTTTATGAAGGCTCTGTGGGAGACAAAATGGCTCAACTCAAAGGAGACCGACTTCCCTTATCAGATATCTTAAG GTATGGCACTGATGTGGCACAAGGTGTGTTAGAGCTTCATTCTCAAGGGATCCTGGTTCTTAATCTTAAACCTTTCAATTTACTTCTTGATGAACATGACCAAGCAGTTCTAGGAGACTTTGGTATTCCAATGCTACTTCAGGGAATTCCATTGTCAAGTTCTGATTTAACACTAAGACTGGGCACACCAAATTATATGGCACCAGAGCAATGGGAGGCAGATGTAAAAGGTCCAGTTTCATGGGAAACAGATTGCTGGGGATTTGGGTGTAGCATTGTAGAAATGTTTACAGGAATCAGGCCTTGGTATGGGAGATCAGCAGAGGAAATTTATGCTGCAGTAGTTATCAGGCACGAAAAGCCAAAAGTTCCGAGCGGATTGCCTTGTGCTATTGAAAGTATTCTCAAAGGTTGCTTTGAGTATGATTTTCGGAATCGACCATCATTTGCAGACATACTCTTTGCTTTAAAAAA CAGCCCGAATGCAATATTTGGTGATAGTGGATGGATTTGTGCTAGAGACAAGAGTGAATTGAAAGGAAATGATGTTCAGAACTGCAACTGGCTATTTTTAAAGGACAAGCTTCAAGTTGGGGATTATGTGCGGTCAAGAAAGATTGCCAATTTGAAACAAACGAAGGACATGAGTATTGTGGAGGGGACGATAGTTGGAATGGATAGTGATATGTATGTGCTTGTAAGGGTGCATGGCTTGCATGACCCTATGAGGATGCATTCCAGTCATCTAGAGAGAGTTTCTCTAGGCTTTGGTGCAGGAGATTGGGTTCGGTTACATGGATCACATTTGCAGAATTCAGGATCTGGGGAAAAACAATCTCCTGTTGGTATTTTACACTCGATAAGCCGTGATGGGAAAGTTGAAGTGGCTTTTCTAGGGCTTGAGACACTTTTGACAGGACACTGTTCTGAACTTCAGATGTCTGAATCATTTTCTGTTGGAGAATTTGTGAGGGTTAAACTTGGTATTAGTTCTCCGAGGTTTCAGTGGCCTCACCAAAAAAATGGCTGGGACACAGGTAGGATTGAATGGATTTTTCCAAATGGGTGTCTTATGGTGAAGTTTCCAGGCCGTCTTTTTGGAAATGTGCCTTGCTTGGCAGATCCAGCTGAGGTAGAGCTTGTACAATTCAAGAACTGTGTTGGCATAGTGAAAAAATATCATCATCTCGAATCTGTGCACTGGGCAGTGCGCCCTGTGATTGTTACTTTGGGTTTCTTGACTGTTTTGAAACTTGGAATGTTTGTGGGTTGTATTGGTTCCAAAGCAAGGAGAAGAAAGATAAAACAGAGTAGTCAGCAGCCTTTGGATGCCCAAACTACAGGACAAGATCCTCATAATTCTG ACACCTTCATCGAACAGGAACTTGTTCAGGCATTGTCTGCTCAAATTCTTGTTGCCTGA